The following are from one region of the Halodesulfurarchaeum sp. HSR-GB genome:
- a CDS encoding molybdopterin-binding protein — MTAETVSESKTVALLTVGDELLAGETENTNASWLARRLQDRGASLRRIVVVPDELTAIAETLCSLVAEHDAVIVTGGLGPTHDDVTMEAVAQAFDSEMEPHSDAIEWFEHETEYAIPDLVEGTTHLPAGAEFLPNPEGVAPGAKIESVYVLPGVPREMKAMFELIAPTFDGPTATTKVLTSEKPESQLVDVLAETTRRFDVQVGSYPDEMVTIRIQGTNTKAVESAAAWLDSQL; from the coding sequence ATGACAGCGGAGACCGTTTCCGAATCGAAGACCGTCGCCCTGTTGACCGTCGGCGACGAGCTATTGGCGGGTGAGACGGAGAACACGAACGCGTCCTGGCTCGCACGGCGACTGCAGGATCGTGGTGCGAGCCTCCGACGGATCGTCGTCGTCCCCGACGAACTGACGGCGATCGCAGAAACGCTCTGCTCGCTTGTGGCCGAGCACGACGCGGTGATCGTCACTGGTGGGTTGGGACCGACCCACGACGACGTGACGATGGAAGCCGTTGCACAGGCCTTCGACAGTGAGATGGAACCACATTCGGACGCGATCGAGTGGTTCGAGCATGAAACCGAGTATGCTATCCCGGACCTGGTCGAGGGCACGACCCATCTGCCGGCCGGCGCCGAGTTCCTTCCGAACCCGGAGGGAGTGGCCCCCGGTGCGAAAATCGAGTCTGTGTACGTGCTGCCCGGTGTCCCGCGCGAAATGAAGGCGATGTTCGAACTGATCGCGCCGACGTTCGACGGACCGACGGCCACGACGAAAGTACTCACGTCCGAGAAGCCCGAAAGCCAACTGGTCGATGTCCTCGCCGAGACGACCCGACGGTTCGACGTGCAGGTCGGGAGCTATCCCGACGAGATGGTCACGATCCGGATTCAGGGGACCAACACGAAAGCGGTGGAGTCGGCGGCCGCGTGGCTCGATTCGCAGCTGTAA
- a CDS encoding ATP-NAD kinase family protein: MRTIGFVVNPIAGMGGRVGLKGTDGNVEEARERGAEQRAPERGEVVLKALAEQADSVSVLTWGAEMGAEEAARVGVDVEVLGEPAGEETSRADTIAAVEAFLDRDVDLVLFVGGDGTAVDVYETIAETDGETPMLGAPAGVKVYSSVFAVSPEAAGKIAASFDRTETREVNDIDEDAYREGEVRAELRGLATVPVAEQLQSSKQILGGDVQGLATGIAEEADPETTYVLGPGGTLDVVKSAFGIDGTPLGVDVIRDGELLVADASEDQILDALGAKNEIVVSPIGGQGFIFGRGNDQISPAVIRQADVTVVASGEKMQSTDVLRVDTGDTDLDESLRGWIRVRVGRVEERMVKVV, from the coding sequence ATGCGAACGATCGGTTTCGTCGTGAATCCAATCGCCGGAATGGGTGGTCGCGTCGGTCTCAAAGGAACCGACGGCAACGTCGAAGAAGCCCGGGAACGTGGGGCTGAACAGCGTGCGCCGGAACGTGGTGAGGTCGTGCTGAAGGCCCTCGCGGAGCAGGCCGATTCGGTGTCAGTGCTGACGTGGGGGGCCGAAATGGGGGCCGAAGAGGCCGCCCGGGTCGGTGTCGACGTCGAAGTCCTGGGAGAGCCTGCGGGCGAGGAGACGTCCCGGGCCGATACGATCGCGGCTGTCGAGGCCTTTCTCGACCGGGACGTAGATCTCGTTCTCTTCGTCGGTGGTGACGGCACTGCCGTGGACGTGTACGAAACCATCGCGGAGACGGACGGGGAGACACCGATGCTTGGCGCACCCGCTGGCGTCAAGGTGTACTCCTCGGTCTTTGCCGTCTCGCCGGAAGCGGCGGGGAAAATCGCGGCCTCGTTCGACCGAACCGAGACCCGCGAGGTCAACGACATCGACGAGGACGCGTACCGTGAGGGCGAGGTCCGGGCCGAACTCAGGGGATTGGCGACGGTGCCGGTCGCCGAGCAACTCCAGTCCTCGAAGCAGATCCTGGGTGGCGACGTCCAGGGACTCGCTACTGGGATCGCCGAGGAGGCCGACCCCGAAACGACCTACGTCCTGGGCCCTGGTGGGACCCTGGACGTCGTCAAATCTGCGTTCGGGATCGATGGAACCCCCCTGGGGGTCGATGTAATCCGGGATGGCGAACTCCTGGTCGCCGACGCTTCGGAGGACCAGATCCTGGATGCGCTTGGAGCGAAAAACGAGATCGTGGTTTCGCCGATCGGGGGGCAAGGGTTCATCTTCGGCCGTGGGAACGATCAGATCTCCCCGGCAGTCATCCGACAAGCCGACGTGACCGTCGTCGCGTCCGGTGAGAAAATGCAGTCGACGGACGTGTTGCGAGTCGACACCGGTGACACAGACCTGGACGAGTCCCTGCGGGGCTGGATACGCGTCCGGGTCGGTCGCGTCGAGGAACGGATGGTAAAGGTCGTCTAG
- a CDS encoding PhoU domain-containing protein, translating to MDTRKVQRLGPSTLAMTLPAKWARENGVEKGDEVTVRTSAEGTLSVTPESARGEETEATITVGDFDADAVERAIIGQYVLGRRVIHVTAEDTLEGPHINAVYDAESQLMGLGVIEETPERITIRCSVDPEDFDLANLLTRLENTGRTMRNEAMKALARNNHELAERALNRERQANKIFVLLLRLIFTAYRNPSLARTMGLSDGFPLIAYRSVAKNLELIADNAENMAEIVLDADDDRLGLDDPTVRRIRDHTERVDELTEMAVEAIVSRDFETAREAQAKFMELSERELGIMRDLPELSKKRLLQIREVLVALQQTAEHAVRIVEIASNLALNEPSEFTTIS from the coding sequence ATGGATACCAGGAAGGTCCAGCGACTCGGTCCCTCCACGCTCGCGATGACGCTCCCGGCGAAGTGGGCCCGGGAGAACGGGGTCGAGAAGGGCGATGAAGTCACGGTGCGGACGAGTGCCGAAGGAACACTCTCTGTCACCCCTGAATCGGCTCGGGGCGAGGAGACCGAGGCGACGATCACGGTCGGTGATTTCGACGCCGACGCCGTCGAACGAGCGATCATCGGCCAGTACGTCCTCGGTCGACGGGTCATCCACGTGACGGCCGAAGACACCCTCGAAGGCCCGCACATCAACGCAGTCTACGACGCGGAATCCCAGCTCATGGGACTGGGTGTAATCGAGGAGACACCCGAGCGAATCACCATTCGGTGTTCGGTCGACCCGGAAGACTTCGACCTCGCGAATCTGTTGACACGACTGGAGAACACCGGTCGAACCATGCGCAACGAGGCGATGAAGGCGCTGGCCAGGAACAACCACGAACTCGCCGAGCGGGCGCTGAACCGGGAGCGCCAGGCGAACAAGATCTTCGTCCTCCTCCTGCGACTGATCTTTACTGCCTACCGAAATCCCTCGCTGGCCCGCACGATGGGGCTCTCGGATGGCTTCCCTCTCATCGCCTACCGCTCGGTGGCGAAGAACCTGGAACTCATCGCCGACAACGCGGAGAACATGGCCGAGATCGTGTTGGACGCCGACGACGACCGGCTGGGGCTGGACGATCCGACGGTCCGACGCATTCGGGATCACACCGAACGGGTGGACGAACTCACGGAGATGGCCGTGGAGGCGATCGTTTCCCGGGACTTCGAGACCGCCAGGGAGGCCCAGGCCAAGTTTATGGAGCTCTCGGAACGCGAACTGGGTATCATGCGGGACCTCCCCGAACTGTCGAAAAAGCGCCTGTTGCAGATCCGCGAGGTGCTCGTGGCGCTGCAGCAGACGGCTGAACACGCCGTCAGAATCGTCGAAATCGCCTCGAACCTGGCGCTCAACGAGCCTTCCGAGTTCACGACCATCTCCTGA
- a CDS encoding mechanosensitive ion channel family protein produces MIPIQLRFAVEPYVPLLLTALTRVFLFLVVFGLLYWLGKPIVTRMVRSALEQRGFEETLISLAVSVASGVTVVFAIAIAATVAGFGVVLAAFATLAGALALAVGFAARDLIANFVAGIFILQDKPFVVGDWIEWNDKSAVVRDIELRVTKLDTFDNELVTVPNSELAGNAVFNNVANDRRRIAVGFGIGYGDDIQEARAAILEEAAQIDAVLQDPEPSAPVVELGDSAVVLSGRVWIDPQEHGYGGVRAQFVEAVKERFDEAGIDMPYPTNELTGEIDVNDVGAPAPSD; encoded by the coding sequence ATGATACCAATTCAACTCCGGTTCGCCGTCGAACCGTACGTACCGCTCCTATTGACCGCTCTCACGAGGGTTTTTCTGTTCCTGGTCGTCTTCGGGCTGCTGTATTGGCTGGGTAAACCCATCGTGACTCGGATGGTCCGATCGGCACTCGAGCAACGCGGGTTCGAAGAGACCCTCATCTCCCTCGCGGTTAGCGTGGCCAGCGGGGTCACAGTGGTATTCGCGATCGCGATCGCCGCGACCGTGGCCGGTTTCGGTGTCGTGCTCGCCGCGTTCGCGACTCTGGCTGGCGCCCTCGCCCTGGCTGTTGGGTTTGCGGCCCGGGATCTCATCGCCAACTTCGTCGCGGGGATTTTCATCCTCCAGGACAAGCCGTTCGTCGTCGGGGACTGGATCGAGTGGAACGACAAAAGTGCCGTCGTTCGGGACATCGAGCTCCGGGTGACGAAACTGGACACCTTCGATAACGAGCTGGTCACGGTCCCGAACAGCGAACTCGCTGGGAACGCCGTCTTCAACAACGTGGCGAACGACCGGCGCCGAATCGCAGTCGGTTTCGGGATCGGGTATGGCGACGATATTCAGGAAGCCCGTGCAGCTATCCTGGAGGAAGCTGCACAGATCGACGCCGTTCTCCAGGATCCGGAACCCAGTGCTCCGGTCGTAGAACTCGGAGACTCAGCCGTCGTTTTGTCGGGGCGGGTCTGGATCGATCCGCAGGAACACGGGTACGGTGGGGTGCGAGCGCAGTTCGTCGAGGCGGTCAAGGAGCGGTTCGACGAGGCGGGGATCGACATGCCCTATCCGACGAACGAACTTACCGGCGAGATCGACGTCAACGACGTCGGGGCTCCAGCCCCGAGTGACTGA
- a CDS encoding helix-turn-helix domain-containing protein, with amino-acid sequence MAPEPCLNDLPPSAKLVYTVLEYDAPLTQKALVEETNLSARTVRYALDRLDECNYITEDVYLRDARQSLYRLNTTAEEQTGESTPEPA; translated from the coding sequence ATGGCACCCGAACCCTGTCTGAACGACCTCCCGCCGAGCGCAAAGCTGGTCTACACGGTCCTGGAGTACGACGCCCCGCTCACGCAGAAAGCCCTGGTCGAGGAGACGAACCTCTCCGCCCGGACGGTCCGCTATGCCCTTGACAGACTCGACGAGTGTAACTACATCACCGAGGACGTGTACCTGCGAGATGCAAGGCAGAGCCTGTACCGACTAAACACGACGGCCGAGGAACAGACGGGCGAATCGACGCCCGAACCGGCCTGA
- a CDS encoding nitrilase-related carbon-nitrogen hydrolase, translated as MKFAALQIEVEGGDPAGNLERAERAIETAVDRGADLLSLPELWNVGYFATEAYERFAEPLSGPTLDRIGTLADRHDVAIVAGSIIEDLEQTAGQTPAETGLANTTVLFDESGERQATYRKHHLFGYESKEAALLTPGDSLGIAEIGGLTVGLTTCYDLRFPELYRRLLDAGVTFVVVPSAWPYPRVEHWMTLTRARAVENLTYLAGVNGVGAAGGQELIGRSRVIGPWGTIRGSAGTEPDILLVDLDPKRVQTVRNRFPALEDRRDM; from the coding sequence ATGAAATTCGCCGCGCTCCAGATCGAAGTCGAGGGCGGTGACCCCGCAGGGAATCTCGAACGAGCGGAGCGAGCCATCGAAACCGCCGTCGACCGTGGCGCCGACTTGCTCTCGTTGCCGGAGCTCTGGAACGTGGGCTACTTCGCCACCGAGGCGTACGAACGCTTCGCGGAGCCACTTTCCGGGCCGACGCTCGACCGGATTGGGACGCTTGCCGACCGACACGACGTGGCAATCGTGGCTGGGAGCATCATCGAAGATTTGGAACAGACCGCTGGACAGACTCCGGCCGAAACTGGACTCGCCAATACCACGGTCCTGTTCGACGAGTCGGGCGAGCGACAGGCCACCTACCGCAAACACCACCTCTTCGGGTACGAATCGAAGGAAGCGGCACTTTTGACTCCCGGCGATTCCCTCGGCATCGCCGAGATTGGAGGGTTGACCGTCGGACTCACCACCTGCTATGATCTCCGATTCCCGGAACTCTACCGGAGACTCCTGGACGCCGGGGTAACGTTCGTCGTCGTTCCCAGTGCGTGGCCGTATCCTCGTGTCGAACACTGGATGACATTGACCCGTGCGCGTGCCGTAGAGAATTTGACCTATCTCGCTGGAGTGAACGGTGTGGGGGCGGCTGGCGGTCAGGAGTTGATCGGTCGCTCGCGTGTCATTGGCCCGTGGGGCACGATTCGTGGGAGTGCCGGGACCGAACCGGACATACTCCTCGTCGACCTGGACCCAAAACGCGTTCAAACGGTCCGGAACCGGTTTCCAGCCCTCGAAGATCGGCGGGATATGTGA
- a CDS encoding adenylyltransferase/cytidyltransferase family protein, with translation MTRVVAQGTFDIVHPGHLHYLQEAKAMGDELHVIVARRQNVTHKEPPVLSNRQRRDVIAALETVDVAHVGHETDIFAPIEEIDPDVIALGFDQHHDADGIREALAERGIDCRVDRVTGREPRYDEEILSTGAIIERILEQRGSE, from the coding sequence ATGACACGAGTCGTCGCTCAGGGAACGTTCGATATCGTCCATCCCGGTCATCTCCACTATCTTCAGGAAGCAAAGGCCATGGGCGATGAGCTTCACGTCATCGTCGCCCGCCGACAGAACGTCACTCACAAGGAACCGCCGGTGTTGTCGAACCGGCAGCGGCGGGACGTGATCGCAGCCCTCGAAACGGTCGACGTCGCCCACGTCGGCCACGAGACCGACATCTTTGCCCCGATCGAGGAGATTGACCCCGACGTGATCGCGCTTGGGTTCGATCAACACCACGACGCCGACGGGATTCGCGAGGCACTCGCCGAACGGGGAATCGACTGCCGGGTCGACCGTGTCACGGGTCGTGAACCGCGATACGACGAGGAAATCCTCTCGACGGGGGCCATCATCGAACGGATCCTCGAACAGCGGGGGTCCGAGTAG
- a CDS encoding sodium:phosphate symporter, with product MSLFDVSIISSTELFLMVIGSRLGSAAIVLFVGAMDYFQKHRYSLGHATELGLLTFIVTHSIYLPATVLGYLVLPSLEHSVGGLIVGSVTGFQLLVVFQPITRAVVSSLGVWPGLAIAVGVLFASLTLFDRTLGRVNTTWLREGLFGRFRNRWVAFGIGLLVTAVTTSVAFSLGVIVPLYNRGYVKRREIVPYILGANIGTFADTLAVAILLESPVALLVIMTVLGAGSLLITGFLVWYPAYYRPVANVQNHLETDRRVLGAFLLALLLVPVLLVVLPM from the coding sequence GTGTCACTCTTCGACGTATCAATTATTAGCAGTACGGAACTGTTTCTGATGGTGATTGGGTCGCGATTGGGGAGTGCGGCGATCGTCCTGTTTGTCGGGGCGATGGATTATTTCCAGAAACATCGGTATTCGCTGGGTCATGCAACGGAACTGGGGCTTTTGACCTTCATCGTCACGCACTCAATATACCTCCCGGCGACGGTGTTGGGCTACCTCGTATTGCCATCGCTGGAACACTCGGTCGGCGGTCTCATCGTCGGGAGCGTCACCGGATTTCAGTTGTTGGTCGTCTTTCAGCCCATTACTCGCGCCGTCGTTTCGTCGCTCGGCGTCTGGCCGGGGCTCGCTATCGCTGTCGGGGTCCTCTTTGCGAGTCTCACGTTGTTCGATCGGACACTCGGTCGGGTCAATACCACGTGGCTCCGTGAGGGACTTTTCGGTCGGTTTCGGAACCGCTGGGTGGCCTTCGGCATCGGCCTGTTGGTTACTGCTGTTACTACCAGCGTGGCGTTCTCCCTGGGTGTGATCGTCCCTCTGTACAATCGAGGCTACGTGAAACGCAGGGAGATCGTGCCGTATATCCTCGGTGCGAATATTGGGACGTTTGCCGACACCCTCGCGGTAGCTATTTTGCTGGAATCACCGGTGGCGCTACTGGTCATCATGACCGTTTTGGGTGCGGGAAGCCTCCTAATCACTGGGTTCCTGGTGTGGTATCCAGCGTACTACCGGCCCGTCGCGAATGTCCAAAACCATCTTGAAACTGATCGACGGGTGCTCGGAGCGTTTTTACTTGCTTTACTCCTCGTGCCCGTTTTGCTGGTGGTTCTGCCGATGTAG
- a CDS encoding RIO1 family regulatory kinase/ATPase, which translates to MSVRELVRGTVGWDTLEAVGQELASRYDREYVRIEFLEAENWLSIPCVVDRQWFVKIITPRNAFVHAVFTGARNIGAFSSGSEGFFEHFEDPGAMARHELDATRQMRAAGVNAPAPIEAFEVGDVGVVVLDYLDGFQTLDELSPARVREVLPDLFAALSAMHHNELTHGDLRAENVLVLDDEVYFIDATAVRKRGIPQARAYDLACALGTLEPLVGAADAVDGAVTEYGIEVVLQAVDFLDFVNIRPDHDFDAAAVKGEINTIASDRPS; encoded by the coding sequence GTGAGCGTTCGCGAATTGGTTCGAGGAACTGTCGGCTGGGATACCCTGGAAGCGGTCGGCCAGGAACTCGCCAGTCGCTACGATCGGGAATACGTCAGGATCGAATTCCTCGAGGCCGAAAACTGGCTGTCGATCCCCTGTGTGGTCGACCGGCAGTGGTTCGTCAAGATCATCACACCCCGGAACGCGTTCGTGCACGCTGTTTTCACCGGCGCGCGGAACATCGGCGCGTTTTCGAGCGGGAGCGAGGGCTTTTTCGAGCACTTCGAGGACCCGGGTGCGATGGCGCGTCACGAACTCGACGCGACGAGACAGATGCGGGCGGCGGGTGTCAACGCGCCGGCCCCAATCGAAGCCTTCGAAGTCGGAGATGTGGGGGTCGTCGTTCTGGACTATCTGGATGGGTTCCAAACGCTGGATGAGCTCTCACCTGCCCGGGTGCGAGAAGTCCTTCCGGATCTCTTTGCGGCCCTCTCGGCCATGCATCACAACGAGTTGACACACGGCGATCTTCGGGCGGAGAACGTCCTCGTTCTCGATGACGAGGTGTACTTCATCGACGCGACAGCCGTCCGGAAACGAGGGATCCCCCAGGCACGGGCCTACGATCTGGCGTGTGCACTCGGGACACTGGAACCCCTCGTCGGAGCTGCCGACGCGGTCGATGGAGCCGTAACCGAGTACGGAATCGAAGTCGTGCTCCAAGCCGTGGACTTCCTCGACTTCGTCAACATTCGCCCGGATCACGACTTCGACGCGGCGGCTGTGAAAGGCGAGATCAATACGATCGCCTCGGATCGACCATCCTGA
- a CDS encoding SRPBCC family protein: MTARVEREFTVSASPDAVWEFISDPGNRARAISVVDRFETSGETTTWFIELPIPMVRKTFRVRTRTVELTPPEYVRFEGNSSVFDVLGEHRIVPGEDETTIVNTFTVDGHAPGVEAFFKRNLDGEIRNLESALKSHLEE, translated from the coding sequence ATGACCGCTCGGGTCGAACGGGAGTTTACCGTTTCCGCGTCGCCGGACGCCGTCTGGGAGTTCATCTCCGATCCCGGGAACCGGGCCCGGGCCATCAGCGTCGTCGATCGATTCGAGACCAGCGGTGAGACGACAACCTGGTTCATCGAACTGCCGATCCCGATGGTTCGAAAGACCTTCCGCGTGCGGACCCGGACCGTGGAGCTCACCCCGCCCGAGTACGTCCGCTTCGAGGGCAACTCCTCGGTGTTCGACGTGCTGGGTGAACACCGGATCGTGCCTGGCGAGGATGAAACGACCATCGTCAACACGTTCACGGTGGACGGCCACGCGCCCGGTGTCGAGGCCTTTTTCAAGCGTAACCTGGATGGGGAGATCCGCAATCTGGAGTCCGCACTGAAATCACATCTCGAGGAATGA
- a CDS encoding DUF5803 family protein has protein sequence MRRLLAALALVVLVGLAGCTGGVVDQNALEEPATYDWDSSAEVSVNVTGGSYQSVTALGNQSNVSLFGPGEFGGESAIPVSAVQYQYPNGTVVNASAVEVAERDDRTVLEAPRSGGKIAYRATVQSNRLFLPVTVNGSYAVTLPEGTDVSLPVIGRATPGDYEADRTGERVTLTWSNPETQVITVEYYQERNLYIFAGLVGLLGLVAAAGMLYFRTQLRQLARRTGEIGPEDGLE, from the coding sequence ATGAGACGTCTCCTCGCCGCGCTCGCACTGGTCGTTCTGGTCGGTCTGGCGGGCTGTACCGGCGGGGTCGTCGATCAAAACGCGCTCGAAGAACCGGCGACCTACGACTGGGACAGTTCTGCGGAGGTGTCAGTCAACGTTACCGGTGGGAGCTATCAGTCGGTGACCGCCCTCGGGAACCAGTCGAACGTGAGTCTCTTCGGGCCCGGTGAGTTCGGCGGCGAATCCGCAATTCCCGTGTCCGCAGTTCAGTACCAGTACCCGAACGGGACGGTAGTGAACGCCTCCGCGGTCGAGGTGGCCGAACGGGACGACCGTACCGTCCTCGAAGCGCCTCGAAGCGGCGGGAAAATCGCCTACAGAGCGACAGTACAGTCCAATCGCCTCTTCCTTCCGGTGACCGTGAACGGCAGTTACGCCGTCACGCTGCCCGAAGGGACGGACGTGAGCTTGCCAGTCATCGGCCGGGCGACGCCGGGTGATTACGAGGCCGACCGAACTGGTGAGCGGGTAACTCTCACCTGGTCGAACCCGGAGACCCAGGTCATTACTGTCGAGTATTATCAGGAGCGGAACCTCTACATCTTCGCCGGCCTGGTTGGCCTGCTTGGACTGGTCGCTGCCGCTGGCATGCTGTACTTCCGAACGCAGTTGCGGCAACTCGCGCGTCGCACCGGCGAGATCGGACCGGAAGACGGCCTAGAGTGA